From Lagenorhynchus albirostris chromosome 10, mLagAlb1.1, whole genome shotgun sequence, the proteins below share one genomic window:
- the PXK gene encoding PX domain-containing protein kinase-like protein isoform X10 — MFFRSEPKWEVVEPLKDIGWRIRKKYFLMKIKNQPKERLVLSWADLGPDKYLSDKDFQCLIKLLPSCLHPYIYRVTFATANESSALLIRMFNEKGTLKDLIYKAKPKDPFLRKYCNPKKIQGLELQQIKTYGRQILEVLKFLHDKGFPYGHLHASNVMLEGDACRLLDLENSLLGLPSFYRSYFSQFRKINTLESVDVHCFGHLLYEMTYGRPPDSVPVDSFPPAPSMAVVAVLESTLSCEACKNGMPTVSRLLQMPLFSDVLLTTSEKPQFKIPTKLKEALRIAKECIEKRLIEEQKQIHQHRRLTRAQSHHGSEEERKKRKILARKKSKRSAVENSEEHSAKYSNSNNSAGSGASSPLTSPSSPTPPSTAGMSALPPPPPPAPPPPAAPLPPASTEAPTQLPPQAVNGVSRGALLSSIQNFQKGTLRKAETCDHSAPKIG, encoded by the exons ATGTTCTTCCGATCAGAACCAAAGTGGGAGGTGGTGGAACCATTGAAAGACATAG GTTGGAGGATaaggaagaaatatttcttgATGAAGATTAAAAATCAGCCAAAGGAGCGGCTAGTGTTAAGCTGG GCTGACCTTGGTCCTGACAAGTATCTGTCAGATAAAGATTTTCAGTGTCTAATCAAACTTCTGCCATCCTGTTTG CACCCTTACATCTATCGTGTTACCTTTGCCACAGCTAACGAATCCTCAGCATTGCTAATTAGAATGTTTAATGAAAAAGGAACTTTGAAGGACCTGATCTACAAG GCAAAACCAAAAGACCCATTCCTAAGGAAGTACTGCAACCCTAAGAAGATTCAAGGCCTTGAACTTcagcaaataaaaacatatggGCGGCAAATATTAGAG GTACTAAAGTTTCTCCATGACAAGGGATTCCCTTATGGGCATCTTCATGCTTCCAACGTGATGCTGGAAGGGGACGCTTGCCGGCTGCTGGACCTTGAGAATTCCTTGTTgggccttccttccttctaccgatcttatttctcacagttcaggaAAATCAAT aCATTGGAGAGTGTGGACGTCCACTGCTTTGGCCACTTACTGTATGAAATGACTTACGGACGACCGCCAGACTCAGTGCCTGTAGACTCCTTCCCTCCTGCACCGTCTATGGCTGTGG TGGCCGTGTTGGAGTCTACGCTGTCTTGTGAAGCCTGTAAAAATGGCATGCCCACCGTCTCCCGGCTCTTACAGATGCC ATTATTCAGTGATGTTCTGCTAACTACTTCTGAAAAGCCACAGTTTAAG atCCCCACAAAGTTAAAAGAGGCATTGAGAATTGCCAAAGAATGTATAGAAAAGAGGCTAATTGAAGAACAGAAACAG ATCCACCAGCATCGAAGACTGACAAGAGCTCAGTCTCACCATGGATccgaagaagaaagaaaaaagaggaagatctTAGCTCGAAAG aagtcaaaACGATCTGCTGTTGAAAATAGTGAAGAGCATTCAGCAAAATACAGCAACTCCAATAATTCAG CAGGATCTGGGGCCAGCTCGCCTCTCACATCCCCGTCATCGCCGACTCCACCCTCCACAGCAG GGATGTCCGCGTtacccccacctcctccacctgCGCCTCCGCCACCAGCAGCTCCCTTGCCTCCTGCGAGCACAGAGGCGCCCACACAGCTTCCGCCCCAGGCTGTGAATGGTGTGAGCCGAGGGGCCTTACTCAGCTCCATCCAGAATTTCCAAAAAGGAACTTTGAGGAAAGCCGAAACCTGTGATCATAGTGCTCCTAAGATCGGCTAA